TTGCCGACGTCGCATCGGGTCGTAAAAGGCCCAGCGAAGTCGTGAAGACGGGATGCTCGATCGACCTCGACGAAGCGTACTTCGAGTTCCCGCACGATCCCGACGAGATCCATGCCGAAGACTTTATTGGAATCGTCATGGGACTCCGGGATGTCGACGCAGGGCGTACCGTCCCGGACGAAGTCGTCAGCGCGCAGTTCGCCGAATATAGCCGGAGGTTGATGGAAAAGTCGTGACTGTGACAATTCGCTGGTCGGAATATGCGCTGCGTGAACGCGTCATCATCTGGAACCAATTGTCGAATGTCAGTCCCAGCGCAGCGTTAAGCCTGAACAGATCGGTGGAGCGTGCACTCAGAAATCTGCGCGCGTTTCCGGCGATGGGACGCCCGCACAGGATCGGTAACACCCGAGTGCTGGTGCCCCACAGGCATTACAGAATGATCTACCAATTCAAGGAGAGCGCAGTCACCATCCTGTCGTTACACAACGTCAATCGTCGCTGGCCTCCCGGCGGCTATCCGTTCAACGATTGACGCATTCCGGCTCGGCGGCTCAGCACCTCCTCAAGCCAACATCCCCCGCGCCTCGATAAAGCCGATGATCTCCTGAAGGCCCTTGCCTTCCTTCATGTTCCCCATGACGAACGGCCGCATTCCGCGCATCTTCTGCGTGTCG
The Pandoraea pulmonicola DNA segment above includes these coding regions:
- a CDS encoding type II toxin-antitoxin system RelE/ParE family toxin: MTVTIRWSEYALRERVIIWNQLSNVSPSAALSLNRSVERALRNLRAFPAMGRPHRIGNTRVLVPHRHYRMIYQFKESAVTILSLHNVNRRWPPGGYPFND